A region of the Flavobacteriaceae bacterium MAR_2010_188 genome:
TGACCACGCGTTCGGTAACCATCGATAAGTTTAACAACCTGAAATTCTTTCTGGACATGCTCAGGAATCTGGGTCGAAACCCCTTCAACAATTTCTCCATCTAGACCAAAATTCTCGGTCCCAAAATCGTAACCTTGAAAAAATGCTCTCCAACTCGGCTCTACCGAATCTGGATTCGTGAGATATTGGTCGTAAAGTTCAGCGAAATATGAGGTATGTGCAGCGTTTAAAAAAGAATATCTATCCATGGATATTTTGAAAGTATGCTCGTTGTCTAATTTTAATCAAAAATACAACAATTAGAAAAATTAGATAAGCTTTTAGTATATTTATAAGAGTTTCAAAACCTACTTAAGACCATTCGACTATAGCAAACTATAGCATATTATTCATCGTCATTTCTCGTTCTTAGATTAGGTAAAAGTTGAATAAATCAATCTACAGATTAAGATTATTTAAATAATTTGATATGAAAATTTCCCGTTTTAAAAAGACTAGATATAACCTCTCCTACATATTTTTCATATTTGCCTTTTGTCTTACCATCATTTCTGGGCATGCGCAGAATGACATGGGCACCACCGATACATTTTGGAATGATGTACGTTTTGGTGGCGGTATTGGGCTCAGTTTCGGTAACGGATTTTTTAGCGGAACCCTAGCTCCTAGCGCTATTTATCAATTTAATCGTTATGTCGCGTTGGGCGTTGGTTTAAATGGAACTTACAACTCTAGCAAAAATTATTATAAATCGACCATTTTCGGTGGAAGTGTTCTAGGTCTTTTTAATCCGTTACGCGAAGTACAGCTCTCTGCCGAGTTTGAAGAATTGAAAGTAAACCGCAACTGGGAAACCCGTACCGGAATTGAAGACCAGAAATATTGGTACCCTGCACTCTTTTTGGGAGCTGGCTATAATACAGGAAGTATTACGGTAGGCATTAGATATGATGTACTTTATAAAAAAGAAAAAAGTATTTACGCCGACTCCTGGGCACCTTTTGTAAGAGTTTACTTTTAGACCTTTCTGCTCATCAATGCACGTCCAAAATTCCTCAAAACATCCTTTTTGCTTTCAGAAATTGATAATTGATCTAAAACCGTGAAGGCTTTTTTCGTAAAGCTTTCAATTTCGGTCTTTGCCTTTAAATCCGCTTGGTACTTTTTGAATAAGCCAGTGATGGTTTCTACCTTATCATGTGGATTTTCAGGAGATATGGAATAGAGTTGTGCCAACAATTCCCTATCGTTCTGGTTTGCCGCTTCCATTGTTTTAAGATAAAGCAAGGTCTTTTTGTTCTCAATTATGTCCCCACCAATTTGCTTTCCAAAGGTTTCTGGGTCACCGAAGGTGTCTAAATAATCGTCTTGAATCTGAAATGCAATACCAAGATTTTTCCCGAATTCGTAAATACTATTTTGATCTTCTTTGCTCGCTTTCGCTACAATTGCTCCCATCTTCATTGCAGCACCGACCAAAACCGCGGTCTTATATTCAATCATTAAAAAATATTCAGATATTGAAACCTCATCACGGTTTTCAAAATCTACATCGTACTGCTGGCCTTCACAAACTTCTAAAGCGGTTTTGCTGAAAAGTTGAGCCAAGGATTTAAAAACTTCAGCTGGATAGTTTTCAAATAGCTGATACGCCATAATCAACATGGCATCACCGGATAAGATTCCGGTATTAAGGTCCCATTTTTCGTGAACTGATTCCTTTCCTCTTCTTAATGGCGCATCGTCCATAATGTCATCGTGCACTAAAGAAAAATTATGAAAAACCTCTACGCTCAGTGCAGCATCGAGTGCATTTTTATAATCGCCCTCAAATATATCAGCCGTTAAAAGAGTCAAAACGGGTCTCAAACGCTTGCCGCCAATGCCCAATATATAAGCAATGGGTTCATAAAGCGATTTTGGCTCTTTTTTTAGGTGGTAGGTATTAAGGTATTCACCAAAAGCCTCTTGATAAAACGGGATTTTCTGCATTGCACAAAAATATGATAAATACGAAAAAGGATTGCTAGGCCAGAGATTATTTAAAGTTCAACCTAAAAAAGGTTGAACTATTAGCTAATGAATCTGGATGCTCAATGTTAAGAAATGATTAAACGATGGAAACTATTTAGGTTTTTAAAGTTTCCTATCGTAGATTTGCGCCCACTATGAGAGAAAAAATATTACACGGATCTATTGAACTGTTCCTTGATTACGGTTTTAAAAGCGTGACCATGGACGATATTGCCAACCATTTGGGCATCTCTAAAAAAACCATTTATCAATATTTTGATACAAAAACGAAATTAGTGGAGGCAACGACCATGAACCTATTTAATAACATTTCTAAAGGTATCGATTGTATAAGGGAATTAGATAAAAACCCAATCGCCGAAATTTTTGATATCAAAAAGTTTATTAACGAACATCTAAAGAACGAAAAGTCCTCTCCTCAATACCAGCTAAAGAAGTACTATCCCAAGATATATTCCAATCTAAAAAACCGCCAATTTGAAATTATGCAAGATTGTGTGGTTCACAATTTAAAAAAGGGAGTAGATACCGGGCTATACAGGGAATCCATCGATATAGAATTTATCTCTCGGATATATTTTAGCGGAATGGTTGCTATAAAGGATATTGAACTATTCCCTTTAAAGCGATTTTCTATGGACATGTTGCTAGATCATTATCTAGAGTATCATTTAAGAGGAATTTGTTCTGACAAAGGTTTAGAAACCTTAGAAACTTTTACTAAAACCACCAAAAAACATAATGAGACAAATAATTAATAGTTGCGTTTTTCTATTTACAGTGTTGCTGTCGGCACAGGAAACCCCATCGTCTCTGTCATTGCAAGAAGCTATAGATTATGCACTTGAAAATAACCGAACTTCAAAAAATGCGGCGTTGGATATTGATGCTGCAGAACAGCAAAAATGGGAAACAACAGCAACCGGATTACCTCAAATTAAGGCAGATGTAGATTACCAGAACTTCCTTAAACAACAGGTTTCATTATTGCCCGCGGCAGCTTTTGATCCCTTGGGAAGTATTCGTCAACTTGGAGATTATTACGATCTTACCGACAGACAGATTAAGGATTTGCCAGCAGCCCCACAAGGATTTTTGCCACTTACTTTTGGAACTAAGCAAAACGTTTCGGCATCTGCTACCTTAAGCCAACTTATTTTTGATGGTTCTTATATCGTTGCGCTTCAGTCGGCGAAGGTATTCCTTCAGATTTCTGAAAACGCCAAAAAGAAAACTGATTTAGAAGTGAGAAAATCAGTTATCGATGCCTATGGAAATGTGTTGTTGGCAGAAGAAAGTTTAGATATACTAGAACGGAACATGGAGGTCTTGGATAAAAACCTCTTTGAAGTCACCAAGATTTTTGAAAACGGCCTAGGTGAAGAAGAAAGTGTAGAACAACTGAAGATTACCATAAGTGGTGTAGAAAGTAATTTGAATAACGTAAAACGCTTACGCACTTTATCTTACCAAATGCTAAATATCGTTCTAGCACTTCCTATAAATGCTGAAGTTAGCTTAACCGATAATCTACAAACCTTAACCGAAGAGAACATAAGTATTTCTTTAATAGAAACAGATTTTAAGGTTGAAAACACCATCGATTACCGAATTGCCGAAAATGACAAGCGCATTAAAGACTTAATGTTGAAACTAGAGAAGAGCAAAGCATTACCAACTATCGGTTCTTTTTTAAACGCAGGTTATTCCGCCTTTAGTGATGAGTTTACTTTTTTGAACAAAGACCAACAATGGTTCGGATCTGCCGTGATTGGCGTGAGTCTGGATATTCCAATTTTTAGTTCGTTCGGTAGAAGCGCTGCTACCAAACGTGCAGCAATCAATGTAGATAAGGCCGAAACCGACCTTTTGGAAACCGAACAGCGTTTGCGTTTACAGATAAATTCGGCTAAAAGCGATTACCAATTCGCCATTGAAGAATACAGAAATAAGGAAGAAAACCTAAGACTTGCCGAACGTATCGAAGCTAAGAACCAGACAAAATTTTTTGAAGGGATTTCTACCAGCTTCGAGCTAAGACAAGCCCAGACACAATTATATACTGCTCAACAAGAATTTTTACAGGCAATGCTAAACGTTATTACCGCCAAAGCAGGATTAGAAACAATTATCAATCAACCCAACTTGAATTAATACCATGAAAATGAAAAATATATACTCGGCAATAATCATATTAACCCTGCTCGCTTCATGTGGGAATAAGGAAGAAAAAAGCTTTGATGATGTTGTAAAATCTGGCTCCTTGGCTGAGCTGAAGGAAAAACGGTCAGAAATTGATCAGCAACAGAAAGAAATTCTTCTTCAACTTAATCAGTTAAATGAGAAGATTTCAGAATTAGACACGATTAAAAATCTGCCACTTGTAACTACTTTTCAAATTAAAAAACAAAGCTTTGACCACTATATAGAGTTACAGGGAAGTG
Encoded here:
- a CDS encoding geranylgeranyl diphosphate synthase, type II, whose protein sequence is MQKIPFYQEAFGEYLNTYHLKKEPKSLYEPIAYILGIGGKRLRPVLTLLTADIFEGDYKNALDAALSVEVFHNFSLVHDDIMDDAPLRRGKESVHEKWDLNTGILSGDAMLIMAYQLFENYPAEVFKSLAQLFSKTALEVCEGQQYDVDFENRDEVSISEYFLMIEYKTAVLVGAAMKMGAIVAKASKEDQNSIYEFGKNLGIAFQIQDDYLDTFGDPETFGKQIGGDIIENKKTLLYLKTMEAANQNDRELLAQLYSISPENPHDKVETITGLFKKYQADLKAKTEIESFTKKAFTVLDQLSISESKKDVLRNFGRALMSRKV
- a CDS encoding Outer membrane protein TolC — protein: MRQIINSCVFLFTVLLSAQETPSSLSLQEAIDYALENNRTSKNAALDIDAAEQQKWETTATGLPQIKADVDYQNFLKQQVSLLPAAAFDPLGSIRQLGDYYDLTDRQIKDLPAAPQGFLPLTFGTKQNVSASATLSQLIFDGSYIVALQSAKVFLQISENAKKKTDLEVRKSVIDAYGNVLLAEESLDILERNMEVLDKNLFEVTKIFENGLGEEESVEQLKITISGVESNLNNVKRLRTLSYQMLNIVLALPINAEVSLTDNLQTLTEENISISLIETDFKVENTIDYRIAENDKRIKDLMLKLEKSKALPTIGSFLNAGYSAFSDEFTFLNKDQQWFGSAVIGVSLDIPIFSSFGRSAATKRAAINVDKAETDLLETEQRLRLQINSAKSDYQFAIEEYRNKEENLRLAERIEAKNQTKFFEGISTSFELRQAQTQLYTAQQEFLQAMLNVITAKAGLETIINQPNLN
- a CDS encoding transcriptional regulator, TetR family; amino-acid sequence: MREKILHGSIELFLDYGFKSVTMDDIANHLGISKKTIYQYFDTKTKLVEATTMNLFNNISKGIDCIRELDKNPIAEIFDIKKFINEHLKNEKSSPQYQLKKYYPKIYSNLKNRQFEIMQDCVVHNLKKGVDTGLYRESIDIEFISRIYFSGMVAIKDIELFPLKRFSMDMLLDHYLEYHLRGICSDKGLETLETFTKTTKKHNETNN